From Salarias fasciatus chromosome 5, fSalaFa1.1, whole genome shotgun sequence, a single genomic window includes:
- the LOC115387902 gene encoding uncharacterized protein LOC115387902 isoform X4 produces MSDFYDVEPMEDGDEVWLTLSLIWSNSEKPQKLEKSIEQVLQSWFNKCDKKADCSVEKIFKDGRVLLKLKPNPGVSQLKKLSGETLTVKRSKDTVTISSICLTTSPLNDPSEDAPQGQNPPGVQGLPAVQWQPGAQGQPGAQGPLAVQGQPGAWWQPDAQGHPGAESSSACTAAESKNHCVLPVSQYWYLNQLYSKELDQIMRRNGATFSENLTVSFEAVDQDGDPQKALSEFVNLVQSLDLGNSVVPLKYVDPDQWSEVLNIIKKKERKLLLSLSTEKVTALGPSESCEAVSECLNA; encoded by the exons ATGTCAGACTTTTACGACGTGGAGCCAATGGAA GATGGAGATGAGGTGTGGCTCACTCTCTCTTTGATCTGGTCGAACTCTGAAAAACCTCAGAAACTGGAGAAAAGTATTGAACAGGTTCTCCAGTCTTGGTTCAACAAATGCGATAAAAAGGCAGACTGCTCAGTGGAGAAGATCTTCAAAGATGGAAGAGTTCTGTTAAAGCTTAAACCAAATCCAG GTGTGTCTCAGCTGAAGAAACTGTCTGGAGAAACTCTGACAGTCAAGAGAAGTAAAGATACTGTAACCATCTCATCCATTTGCCTGACAACATCACCACTGAATGATCCATCAGAAGATGCTCCA CAAGGACAAAATCCACCAGGAGTCCAGGGACTCCCGGCAGTCCAGTGGCAACCAGGAGCCCAGGGGCAACCAGGAGCCCAAG GTCCACTGGCAGTCCAGGGGCAACCAGGAGCCTGGTGGCAACCAGACGCCCAGGGGCACCCAGGAGCAGAGAGTAGTTCTGCTTGTACTGCAGCAGAAAGCAAGAATCATTGTGTCCTTCCTGTGAGTCAGTACTGGTATTTGAACCAGCTTTACAGCAAGGAACTTGATCAGATAATGAGAAGAAATGGAgccacattttcagaaaacttgACGGTGTCATTTGAAGCGGTGGATCAAGATGGAGACCCACAGAAAGCTCTCTCTGAGTTTGTAAACCTTGTCCAGTCATTAGACTTAGGTAACTCAGTTGTTCCTCTCAAGTATGTAGATCCAGATCAGTGGAGCGAGGTGCTGAACATcatcaagaaaaaagaaagaaagctctTGCTCTCTTTATCCACTGAAAAAGTCACTGCATTAGGGCCCAGTGAGAGCTGTGAGGCTGTAAGTGAATGCTTAAATGCatag
- the LOC115387902 gene encoding uncharacterized protein LOC115387902 isoform X3, producing the protein MSDFYDVEPMEDGDEVWLTLSLIWSNSEKPQKLEKSIEQVLQSWFNKCDKKADCSVEKIFKDGRVLLKLKPNPGVSQLKKLSGETLTVKRSKDTVTISSICLTTSPLNDPSEDAPVSLCSLSEAQQGQNPPGVQGLPAVQWQPGAQGQPGAQGPLAVQGQPGAWWQPDAQGHPGAESSSACTAAESKNHCVLPVSQYWYLNQLYSKELDQIMRRNGATFSENLTVSFEAVDQDGDPQKALSEFVNLVQSLDLGNSVVPLKYVDPDQWSEVLNIIKKKERKLLLSLSTEKVTALGPSESCEAVSECLNA; encoded by the exons ATGTCAGACTTTTACGACGTGGAGCCAATGGAA GATGGAGATGAGGTGTGGCTCACTCTCTCTTTGATCTGGTCGAACTCTGAAAAACCTCAGAAACTGGAGAAAAGTATTGAACAGGTTCTCCAGTCTTGGTTCAACAAATGCGATAAAAAGGCAGACTGCTCAGTGGAGAAGATCTTCAAAGATGGAAGAGTTCTGTTAAAGCTTAAACCAAATCCAG GTGTGTCTCAGCTGAAGAAACTGTCTGGAGAAACTCTGACAGTCAAGAGAAGTAAAGATACTGTAACCATCTCATCCATTTGCCTGACAACATCACCACTGAATGATCCATCAGAAGATGCTCCAGTGAGTCTTTGTTCATTGTCAGAAGCTCAA CAAGGACAAAATCCACCAGGAGTCCAGGGACTCCCGGCAGTCCAGTGGCAACCAGGAGCCCAGGGGCAACCAGGAGCCCAAG GTCCACTGGCAGTCCAGGGGCAACCAGGAGCCTGGTGGCAACCAGACGCCCAGGGGCACCCAGGAGCAGAGAGTAGTTCTGCTTGTACTGCAGCAGAAAGCAAGAATCATTGTGTCCTTCCTGTGAGTCAGTACTGGTATTTGAACCAGCTTTACAGCAAGGAACTTGATCAGATAATGAGAAGAAATGGAgccacattttcagaaaacttgACGGTGTCATTTGAAGCGGTGGATCAAGATGGAGACCCACAGAAAGCTCTCTCTGAGTTTGTAAACCTTGTCCAGTCATTAGACTTAGGTAACTCAGTTGTTCCTCTCAAGTATGTAGATCCAGATCAGTGGAGCGAGGTGCTGAACATcatcaagaaaaaagaaagaaagctctTGCTCTCTTTATCCACTGAAAAAGTCACTGCATTAGGGCCCAGTGAGAGCTGTGAGGCTGTAAGTGAATGCTTAAATGCatag
- the LOC115387902 gene encoding uncharacterized protein LOC115387902 isoform X1, giving the protein MSDFYDVEPMEDGDEVWLTLSLIWSNSEKPQKLEKSIEQVLQSWFNKCDKKADCSVEKIFKDGRVLLKLKPNPGVSQLKKLSGETLTVKRSKDTVTISSICLTTSPLNDPSEDAPVSLCSLSEAQQGQNPPGVQGLPAVQWQPGAQGQPGAQGPLAVQGQPGAQGPLAVQGQPGAWWQPDAQGHPGAESSSACTAAESKNHCVLPVSQYWYLNQLYSKELDQIMRRNGATFSENLTVSFEAVDQDGDPQKALSEFVNLVQSLDLGNSVVPLKYVDPDQWSEVLNIIKKKERKLLLSLSTEKVTALGPSESCEAVSECLNA; this is encoded by the exons ATGTCAGACTTTTACGACGTGGAGCCAATGGAA GATGGAGATGAGGTGTGGCTCACTCTCTCTTTGATCTGGTCGAACTCTGAAAAACCTCAGAAACTGGAGAAAAGTATTGAACAGGTTCTCCAGTCTTGGTTCAACAAATGCGATAAAAAGGCAGACTGCTCAGTGGAGAAGATCTTCAAAGATGGAAGAGTTCTGTTAAAGCTTAAACCAAATCCAG GTGTGTCTCAGCTGAAGAAACTGTCTGGAGAAACTCTGACAGTCAAGAGAAGTAAAGATACTGTAACCATCTCATCCATTTGCCTGACAACATCACCACTGAATGATCCATCAGAAGATGCTCCAGTGAGTCTTTGTTCATTGTCAGAAGCTCAA CAAGGACAAAATCCACCAGGAGTCCAGGGACTCCCGGCAGTCCAGTGGCAACCAGGAGCCCAGGGGCAACCAGGAGCCCAAGGTCCACTGGCAGTCCAGGGGCAACCAGGAGCCCAAGGTCCACTGGCAGTCCAGGGGCAACCAGGAGCCTGGTGGCAACCAGACGCCCAGGGGCACCCAGGAGCAGAGAGTAGTTCTGCTTGTACTGCAGCAGAAAGCAAGAATCATTGTGTCCTTCCTGTGAGTCAGTACTGGTATTTGAACCAGCTTTACAGCAAGGAACTTGATCAGATAATGAGAAGAAATGGAgccacattttcagaaaacttgACGGTGTCATTTGAAGCGGTGGATCAAGATGGAGACCCACAGAAAGCTCTCTCTGAGTTTGTAAACCTTGTCCAGTCATTAGACTTAGGTAACTCAGTTGTTCCTCTCAAGTATGTAGATCCAGATCAGTGGAGCGAGGTGCTGAACATcatcaagaaaaaagaaagaaagctctTGCTCTCTTTATCCACTGAAAAAGTCACTGCATTAGGGCCCAGTGAGAGCTGTGAGGCTGTAAGTGAATGCTTAAATGCatag
- the LOC115387902 gene encoding uncharacterized protein LOC115387902 isoform X2 — MSDFYDVEPMEDGDEVWLTLSLIWSNSEKPQKLEKSIEQVLQSWFNKCDKKADCSVEKIFKDGRVLLKLKPNPGVSQLKKLSGETLTVKRSKDTVTISSICLTTSPLNDPSEDAPQGQNPPGVQGLPAVQWQPGAQGQPGAQGPLAVQGQPGAQGPLAVQGQPGAWWQPDAQGHPGAESSSACTAAESKNHCVLPVSQYWYLNQLYSKELDQIMRRNGATFSENLTVSFEAVDQDGDPQKALSEFVNLVQSLDLGNSVVPLKYVDPDQWSEVLNIIKKKERKLLLSLSTEKVTALGPSESCEAVSECLNA, encoded by the exons ATGTCAGACTTTTACGACGTGGAGCCAATGGAA GATGGAGATGAGGTGTGGCTCACTCTCTCTTTGATCTGGTCGAACTCTGAAAAACCTCAGAAACTGGAGAAAAGTATTGAACAGGTTCTCCAGTCTTGGTTCAACAAATGCGATAAAAAGGCAGACTGCTCAGTGGAGAAGATCTTCAAAGATGGAAGAGTTCTGTTAAAGCTTAAACCAAATCCAG GTGTGTCTCAGCTGAAGAAACTGTCTGGAGAAACTCTGACAGTCAAGAGAAGTAAAGATACTGTAACCATCTCATCCATTTGCCTGACAACATCACCACTGAATGATCCATCAGAAGATGCTCCA CAAGGACAAAATCCACCAGGAGTCCAGGGACTCCCGGCAGTCCAGTGGCAACCAGGAGCCCAGGGGCAACCAGGAGCCCAAGGTCCACTGGCAGTCCAGGGGCAACCAGGAGCCCAAGGTCCACTGGCAGTCCAGGGGCAACCAGGAGCCTGGTGGCAACCAGACGCCCAGGGGCACCCAGGAGCAGAGAGTAGTTCTGCTTGTACTGCAGCAGAAAGCAAGAATCATTGTGTCCTTCCTGTGAGTCAGTACTGGTATTTGAACCAGCTTTACAGCAAGGAACTTGATCAGATAATGAGAAGAAATGGAgccacattttcagaaaacttgACGGTGTCATTTGAAGCGGTGGATCAAGATGGAGACCCACAGAAAGCTCTCTCTGAGTTTGTAAACCTTGTCCAGTCATTAGACTTAGGTAACTCAGTTGTTCCTCTCAAGTATGTAGATCCAGATCAGTGGAGCGAGGTGCTGAACATcatcaagaaaaaagaaagaaagctctTGCTCTCTTTATCCACTGAAAAAGTCACTGCATTAGGGCCCAGTGAGAGCTGTGAGGCTGTAAGTGAATGCTTAAATGCatag